In Marispirochaeta aestuarii, the following proteins share a genomic window:
- a CDS encoding NAD(P)-dependent oxidoreductase, whose product MGSHVNVSVVGIGIMGSAIAGRLLEVGHQVTVFDIDRKRLDAMSALGASTAGSPAEAADAADYIITSLNTAAIVRSAVFGPGGIAESASGDKMLIDMSSIDPAATREMARELEATSGMAWVDAPLSGGAPKAKLGQLTVMAGGSAENVGRARAVMDSLCANYSHMGPSGAGQTTKLVNQVLCALGFQAVAEAVRIAEAGGVDAARIPAALAGGRADSSILQEFGPKMAARDYSPTGRIDNMLKDLEAVQSFAMGERLPLPLTGAVTELHRLFVAAGIGPEDTAAMMKQFEGF is encoded by the coding sequence ATGGGTTCGCATGTCAATGTTTCGGTTGTGGGGATAGGTATCATGGGCTCCGCCATAGCCGGCCGTCTGTTGGAAGTCGGACATCAAGTAACTGTATTCGATATTGATCGGAAAAGGCTCGATGCGATGAGTGCCCTGGGCGCCAGTACCGCGGGGTCCCCCGCCGAGGCTGCCGACGCCGCTGATTACATCATAACAAGCCTGAATACCGCGGCGATAGTGCGCTCCGCCGTTTTCGGACCCGGCGGCATTGCCGAGTCGGCTTCCGGAGACAAGATGCTGATAGATATGTCCTCCATCGATCCCGCTGCCACCCGTGAAATGGCCCGGGAACTTGAAGCGACTTCGGGGATGGCCTGGGTGGACGCCCCCCTCTCCGGCGGAGCGCCGAAGGCGAAGCTCGGGCAGCTGACGGTTATGGCCGGCGGGAGTGCAGAAAATGTAGGGAGGGCCAGGGCGGTTATGGACTCCCTGTGTGCCAATTACAGCCACATGGGACCCTCCGGAGCGGGGCAGACCACGAAGCTGGTGAACCAGGTTCTCTGCGCCCTGGGTTTTCAGGCCGTTGCGGAGGCCGTCAGGATCGCTGAAGCCGGAGGCGTGGATGCCGCAAGGATTCCCGCCGCCCTTGCCGGTGGACGGGCGGACAGCAGTATTCTGCAGGAGTTCGGCCCTAAAATGGCGGCCCGGGATTACAGCCCCACCGGCCGAATCGACAATATGCTGAAGGACCTTGAAGCAGTTCAGAGTTTCGCAATGGGAGAACGTCTGCCTCTCCCCCTGACCGGGGCGGTTACCGAGCTGCACCGCCTCTTTGTAGCTGCAGGAATAGGCCCCGAGGATACCGCGGCAATGATGAAGCAGTTTGAGGGCTTCTGA
- a CDS encoding NAD(P)-dependent oxidoreductase, which yields MFILEPNLHERVPGVFDESGMVKALLPWTEWKKMLELQKKEKVKCFVISHEPYPEEFYRGLEKGSLLIRYGVGYDAVPVELCRELGILVANTPGTLDQSVAEHAAALMLAAARHIVTLDREVKSGGWNPVMARELRGQTLALIGFGKIGRTLASIAKFGLGMRIVAFDINEGIHSSFPDLFDEFTTSFKEAVSDADFVSLHMNLNPHTRGFLNAERLEYFKSGSVLINTARGGVVNEQDLFSALKDGRLACAALDVTAAEPYVPLPGADLRTLSNVIMTPHVASNTGAANRRIAESCIENAKKYGQGKLSELTLIPELQDLV from the coding sequence ATGTTTATTCTGGAACCCAACCTTCATGAACGTGTCCCTGGAGTATTTGATGAATCGGGAATGGTTAAAGCGCTTCTTCCCTGGACTGAATGGAAGAAGATGCTCGAGCTGCAAAAAAAGGAGAAGGTCAAGTGTTTTGTAATAAGCCACGAGCCCTATCCGGAGGAGTTCTACCGGGGTCTTGAAAAAGGCTCCCTGCTCATACGCTATGGTGTTGGGTATGATGCTGTCCCTGTAGAATTATGCCGGGAGCTTGGTATTCTCGTAGCGAATACGCCGGGGACTCTTGACCAGTCGGTGGCTGAACATGCAGCTGCGCTCATGCTGGCTGCGGCACGGCATATCGTTACCCTTGATCGGGAGGTTAAATCCGGAGGATGGAACCCGGTAATGGCCCGGGAGCTCAGAGGCCAGACCCTCGCGCTTATCGGTTTCGGAAAAATCGGCCGCACCCTGGCGTCCATAGCAAAGTTCGGTCTTGGTATGCGAATAGTCGCTTTTGATATCAATGAAGGAATCCACAGCTCTTTTCCCGATCTTTTTGATGAGTTCACCACAAGTTTTAAAGAGGCTGTTTCAGATGCTGATTTTGTCTCCCTTCACATGAATCTCAATCCCCATACGCGGGGATTTCTCAATGCCGAAAGGCTGGAGTATTTCAAATCCGGATCCGTACTCATCAATACTGCCCGGGGGGGAGTTGTAAATGAACAGGATTTATTTTCCGCTCTGAAGGACGGCAGACTCGCCTGTGCTGCCCTGGATGTTACCGCAGCGGAACCCTATGTTCCCCTTCCCGGTGCGGACCTGCGTACCCTGAGCAATGTAATCATGACTCCCCATGTGGCGTCCAATACAGGGGCTGCCAATCGGCGTATTGCTGAATCCTGTATAGAAAATGCAAAAAAGTACGGACAGGGGAAATTATCGGAATTGACCCTGATTCCTGAACTGCAGGATCTGGTGTAA
- a CDS encoding SDR family NAD(P)-dependent oxidoreductase: MKLEGKTAVVTGGTGGLGWYICKSLAAEKAKIVLVYLKSREKAEGYAAELRSMGTEAVAVSADVTTEEGIGKMADAAVSSFGGIDALVLNAAFNKWVNFSDLESLDPALWNDIINYNLTAPYLAMRTIGPKMKEKGGRIVTISSIAGLSPSGSSIAYCVSKAGLIHLTRCMSVALAPSVLVNSVAPGLMEGTRMTENLAPEYADKARKSALIGKAAEREDVADAVKTFIKTDSITGQTLVVDGGKVFH, from the coding sequence ATGAAGCTTGAGGGAAAAACGGCTGTAGTTACCGGGGGTACCGGAGGACTTGGATGGTACATCTGTAAGAGTCTTGCCGCGGAAAAGGCAAAAATCGTTCTGGTGTATCTGAAGTCCCGGGAGAAGGCCGAAGGCTATGCAGCGGAACTGAGATCCATGGGTACGGAAGCGGTGGCCGTGAGTGCCGATGTTACCACCGAAGAGGGCATCGGTAAAATGGCGGATGCCGCGGTTTCGAGCTTCGGCGGGATCGACGCTCTGGTTTTGAACGCGGCCTTCAATAAGTGGGTCAATTTCTCGGACCTCGAATCTCTGGATCCCGCTTTGTGGAATGATATTATCAACTACAATCTGACCGCTCCCTATCTGGCCATGAGAACGATCGGACCGAAGATGAAGGAGAAGGGCGGCCGGATTGTTACCATCTCATCCATTGCAGGACTGAGTCCTTCCGGCAGCAGCATTGCCTACTGCGTTTCCAAGGCGGGTTTAATCCACCTTACCCGCTGCATGTCCGTAGCCCTGGCTCCCTCCGTACTGGTTAACAGTGTAGCTCCGGGGCTCATGGAAGGGACAAGAATGACGGAAAACCTGGCCCCTGAATACGCTGACAAAGCCAGGAAATCCGCCCTTATCGGGAAGGCTGCCGAGAGGGAAGATGTTGCCGATGCGGTTAAAACCTTTATCAAAACCGACAGCATTACCGGTCAGACCCTGGTGGTTGACGGCGGCAAGGTTTTTCACTGA
- a CDS encoding GntR family transcriptional regulator codes for MRLDRNAIDKSIPIPLYYQLKQHLRDYIDTCRVGDPIPTENELCTRFEISRPTVRQAITELVAEGYLVRSKGKGTFVTRPKVQRDFRLALSSFNQEMRDKGVSPSTRVLDLYQTKADTAVAEKLGLQSGDTVFFLRRLRSADRQPLMIVNTFLPAGLVPGFDSHDFSQVALHTLLSETYAFELTLMRRSIEAIAAPKEEATLLEIKPGSPVQYTETIVYTDQDIPIEFSLGWYRGDHSRFTLEVRAE; via the coding sequence ATGCGCCTTGACAGGAACGCCATCGACAAGAGCATTCCGATTCCACTTTACTATCAGCTGAAGCAACACCTGCGGGATTACATCGATACATGCAGGGTGGGAGACCCCATCCCGACGGAGAACGAACTCTGTACACGTTTTGAAATAAGCCGTCCCACGGTACGCCAGGCAATCACCGAACTCGTGGCCGAAGGATACCTGGTACGAAGCAAAGGCAAAGGAACCTTTGTCACCAGGCCGAAGGTGCAGCGGGACTTCCGCCTTGCCTTAAGCAGTTTCAACCAGGAGATGCGGGACAAGGGTGTCAGCCCCAGTACCCGTGTTCTGGACCTTTATCAGACAAAGGCCGATACCGCGGTAGCGGAAAAACTGGGCCTGCAGTCAGGGGACACAGTGTTCTTTCTGCGCCGCCTGCGTTCCGCCGACCGGCAGCCCCTGATGATAGTAAACACCTTTCTGCCCGCAGGACTTGTTCCCGGCTTCGATTCCCACGACTTCAGCCAGGTCGCCCTCCATACTCTTTTATCTGAAACTTATGCCTTCGAACTGACCCTGATGCGGCGTTCCATTGAAGCCATTGCAGCCCCAAAGGAGGAGGCCACCCTCCTGGAGATAAAACCGGGCAGCCCGGTCCAGTACACAGAAACCATCGTATATACGGATCAGGATATTCCCATCGAGTTTTCCCTGGGCTGGTACCGGGGCGACCACAGCAGATTCACCCTTGAAGTGCGGGCGGAATAG
- a CDS encoding SDR family NAD(P)-dependent oxidoreductase has product MNQAKKIALVTGAAGTMGKAVAKGLIEDGYRVVLADVKKEALDKVAAELGQDCYPIAFDISDFGACKKAIGQVRTEVGDVDVLVNNAGILSNNKVAATTPEEWHKVLAVNLDGAFYLIQLCLPAMIEKKWGRIINTSSFASKSGGITAGTTYSVSKAAINGLTFSIAAETLKTGVTCNAVAPAYVRTPMVEQQLNDEQRAAVLAKIPVGRFCEPEEFAHAVRFLASPMSGFITGEILDQNGGLQFD; this is encoded by the coding sequence ATGAATCAAGCAAAAAAGATCGCCCTGGTAACCGGCGCCGCCGGGACCATGGGTAAGGCAGTCGCAAAGGGATTAATCGAAGACGGGTACCGGGTCGTTCTGGCGGATGTAAAAAAAGAGGCCCTGGACAAGGTTGCCGCGGAACTGGGACAGGACTGCTATCCCATCGCCTTTGATATCAGCGATTTCGGGGCCTGCAAAAAGGCTATCGGGCAGGTCAGGACTGAGGTGGGGGACGTGGATGTCCTCGTGAACAACGCCGGAATCCTCTCCAACAACAAGGTCGCCGCCACCACCCCCGAAGAGTGGCACAAGGTTCTGGCGGTCAACCTGGACGGCGCCTTCTATCTTATTCAGCTCTGTCTGCCGGCGATGATCGAGAAAAAGTGGGGCAGGATTATCAACACCAGCTCCTTCGCGTCAAAATCCGGGGGGATTACTGCGGGCACCACCTATTCGGTTTCCAAAGCCGCCATCAACGGTCTTACCTTCTCCATTGCCGCGGAGACCCTCAAGACCGGGGTCACCTGCAACGCCGTTGCCCCCGCCTATGTTCGGACCCCCATGGTGGAACAGCAGCTCAATGACGAACAGCGGGCCGCCGTGCTTGCCAAGATCCCCGTGGGCCGCTTCTGTGAACCGGAAGAGTTTGCCCACGCTGTACGCTTTCTGGCTTCTCCCATGTCGGGATTCATTACCGGTGAAATCCTTGACCAGAACGGCGGGCTTCAGTTCGACTGA
- a CDS encoding dihydroorotase, which produces MIVKNGLVAFSGEDEFLRKDLRLQDGRIVEIGRDLTANHDDEILDASDCWVLPGGIDPHVHFYDPGYTDKEDFAHGSAAAVSGGVTTVIDMPCTSLPPVTDSRSLQGKLNIVSPKAHVDFGFFGGVSRQLFDAGCEESMASIAEQVMGFKVYAVSGMEEVWGALDHWRFRKVLEIAAGLGSIVLLHAEDAEYVVNASEELEKRRRDPEAWYLARPELAEVLAVTSALRIAAEARGNLHIVHIGTAEAARLLAAPQPEGCRISGETCPQYLAFSLDDFIAQGAVLKIAPPIKKAGNREKLWELLKAGTIEFVASDHAPGTAGEKSGRDIWKNSAGIAGTGTMLPFLFSEAYLAGRLSLSRFLEVASENAARRYGFFDRKGSIDTGKDADLVLINSRENWTVRGDQFLSRGKLTPFEGRTFTGRVEKTLVRGRTVFDRRRGALEAGWGEFIRPTRSV; this is translated from the coding sequence ATGATCGTTAAGAACGGACTGGTTGCCTTCAGCGGCGAGGATGAATTCCTCCGAAAAGACCTGAGGCTGCAGGACGGCCGTATTGTCGAAATCGGCCGGGATCTTACGGCGAATCACGATGACGAGATACTGGACGCATCGGACTGCTGGGTTCTTCCCGGCGGCATTGACCCGCATGTTCACTTTTATGACCCCGGCTATACTGACAAGGAAGATTTTGCCCACGGCAGCGCTGCAGCAGTCTCCGGAGGGGTGACCACTGTAATCGACATGCCCTGTACCTCTCTGCCTCCTGTAACTGATTCCCGGTCCCTTCAGGGAAAACTGAACATAGTATCTCCGAAAGCCCATGTGGATTTCGGCTTCTTCGGGGGCGTCTCGCGGCAGCTCTTCGACGCAGGCTGCGAGGAGTCCATGGCTTCCATAGCCGAACAGGTAATGGGCTTCAAGGTCTACGCCGTATCGGGGATGGAAGAGGTCTGGGGTGCTCTGGACCACTGGCGCTTTCGTAAGGTTCTGGAGATCGCCGCAGGTCTCGGCAGCATTGTGCTGCTCCACGCCGAGGATGCCGAATACGTGGTCAATGCCTCGGAGGAACTGGAAAAAAGGCGCAGGGACCCGGAGGCCTGGTATCTTGCCCGTCCGGAGCTGGCGGAGGTCCTTGCCGTTACAAGTGCCCTGCGGATTGCCGCGGAAGCCCGGGGAAACCTGCATATCGTACACATCGGCACCGCCGAGGCGGCACGGCTTTTGGCCGCTCCGCAGCCGGAGGGCTGCCGGATAAGCGGAGAGACCTGTCCCCAGTACCTGGCCTTCAGCCTGGATGACTTTATCGCCCAGGGGGCGGTCCTGAAGATAGCCCCGCCGATCAAGAAAGCGGGTAACCGGGAGAAGCTCTGGGAACTGCTGAAGGCGGGAACCATTGAGTTTGTGGCCTCGGACCATGCCCCGGGAACGGCGGGGGAGAAGTCCGGAAGGGACATCTGGAAGAACTCCGCGGGGATCGCCGGAACGGGCACCATGCTGCCCTTTCTTTTTTCAGAAGCTTACCTGGCCGGCAGGCTGTCCCTCTCCCGTTTTCTCGAAGTCGCCTCGGAAAATGCCGCCAGGCGCTACGGCTTTTTTGACCGCAAGGGTTCCATCGATACCGGCAAGGACGCCGACCTCGTTCTGATAAATTCCAGGGAAAACTGGACGGTCCGGGGAGACCAGTTCCTCTCCAGGGGGAAACTGACTCCCTTTGAGGGCAGGACTTTTACCGGCAGGGTGGAAAAGACCCTGGTCCGGGGCCGGACTGTCTTTGATCGCCGGCGGGGTGCCCTGGAGGCCGGCTGGGGCGAGTTTATACGACCGACAAGGAGTGTGTAA
- the ygfK gene encoding putative selenate reductase subunit YgfK has product MGDAMRLLPFDELLTRIFEEYRDGGSIFDLPEDSWFRKKNGKSLSIFGNPMETPLGPAAGPHTQLASNIIASYLTGSRFIELKTVQILDSLEIEKPCIDAADEGYNTEWSTELSLDEAWQEYAKAWIILHLLEELFGLRRTENRRSFVFNMSVGYDLKGIKSEPMQRYLRRMKDSSSEKLFSGWIDQAKQMLPELLKGSELERRSRVLSDFRVSGKICGSVTLSTMHGCPPEEIEAICSYMLREQKLDTYVKLNPTLLGYGTVREILDGLGYTYVELNPESFEHDLQLPRALEILSRLRKLAADSGRNFGVKLTNTLACRNNQGRLPGEEMYLSGRALFPLSINVAARLSEEFGGELPISFSGGISIHNAAEVFATGIRPVTLATELLKPGGYLRQVQLAKLLEELPEADWQRERIDVQALKSLAASSLRDRSLSKEFRGSDAVHNPGELPLFDCYVAPCVSACAIGQHIPEYLRLAGEGRYGEALECIYERNALPSITGHICDHQCQLVCTRLDYEGALNIREVKKISLLKGMEEYQRRWVKPEIRHPERIAVVGAGPAGLSAAYFLAREGFSVTVLEREEDAGGVVRYVVPHFRISREAIDRDIDFIRQHGVEFRFGVDENIDIEALKKEGFTYIVLGLGTYRSRKLPIEGDSQRIYPSLSFLTQFNRDPSRLKVGRRVVVIGAGDTAMDCARAALRCSGVEEVQIAYRRAFEQMPASREEYEYAAEDGISFRWLRNPERFSADGSLTLRVMELGEPDESGRRRPVPTDRTEEIKADSLIYAVGDDPDSDALKSAGLEPDVKGMVPTGEGGETDRENIFLIGDSRTGASTIVNCIAEGRRAADAICRKSDSLWERSELIPYLDPEERTADIAVKKGHLSSRPDPRSDYDSASFCATEKSRCLECDFLCNKCVDVCPNRANIKVETAGQEQFDDAFQIVHIDAYCNECGNCGQFCPWDGRPYADKPTVFSSPADFENSSNPGWLLENGSLRVRFQGRVQTLDLGEAFKRSEGRDDEARFYRLFELLHHRRPHLFTRLSSGGAV; this is encoded by the coding sequence ATGGGAGATGCAATGAGGCTTCTGCCTTTTGACGAGCTTTTAACGCGGATCTTCGAAGAATACAGGGACGGCGGGTCGATCTTCGATCTTCCAGAGGATTCGTGGTTTCGCAAGAAGAACGGAAAAAGCCTTTCCATCTTCGGAAATCCCATGGAGACTCCCCTTGGGCCCGCCGCGGGACCCCATACCCAGCTGGCCTCGAACATTATCGCCTCCTACCTGACGGGAAGCCGCTTTATCGAGCTGAAAACCGTGCAGATCCTCGACTCCCTGGAGATCGAAAAACCCTGTATCGATGCCGCCGACGAGGGTTACAATACCGAGTGGTCCACGGAACTCTCCCTGGATGAGGCCTGGCAGGAGTACGCCAAAGCCTGGATTATTCTGCACCTTCTGGAAGAGCTCTTCGGTCTCCGGCGGACGGAAAACCGGCGCTCCTTTGTCTTCAACATGAGCGTCGGCTACGATCTTAAAGGGATCAAAAGTGAGCCCATGCAGCGCTACCTCCGCCGCATGAAAGACTCTTCGTCGGAAAAGCTTTTTTCAGGTTGGATCGACCAGGCAAAACAGATGCTCCCGGAGCTGCTGAAGGGCTCGGAACTTGAGCGGCGCAGCCGGGTTCTGTCCGATTTTAGGGTTTCCGGTAAAATCTGCGGTTCCGTGACCCTCTCCACCATGCACGGCTGCCCTCCGGAGGAGATCGAGGCGATCTGCTCCTACATGCTCAGGGAGCAGAAGCTGGATACCTATGTAAAACTGAATCCCACCCTCCTGGGCTATGGGACGGTCCGGGAAATCCTGGACGGCCTGGGCTACACCTATGTGGAGCTCAATCCGGAGAGTTTCGAACACGATCTTCAGCTTCCCCGGGCCCTTGAGATTCTTTCCCGGCTGCGGAAGCTGGCGGCGGATTCGGGACGGAACTTCGGGGTCAAACTGACCAATACCCTGGCCTGTAGAAACAACCAGGGACGGCTTCCGGGAGAGGAGATGTACCTCTCCGGCCGGGCACTCTTTCCCCTTTCAATTAACGTTGCCGCCCGGCTTTCCGAGGAGTTCGGCGGAGAACTGCCCATCTCCTTTTCCGGCGGAATAAGTATCCATAACGCTGCGGAGGTTTTCGCCACCGGTATCCGGCCGGTCACCCTGGCGACGGAGCTTCTGAAGCCCGGCGGATACCTGCGGCAGGTCCAGCTTGCAAAGCTGCTGGAAGAGCTTCCTGAAGCCGACTGGCAGAGGGAACGCATCGACGTACAGGCCCTGAAAAGTCTTGCCGCCTCTTCCCTGAGGGACCGAAGCCTCTCCAAGGAGTTCCGGGGCAGCGATGCGGTCCATAATCCGGGGGAACTGCCATTGTTCGACTGCTATGTAGCCCCCTGCGTCAGTGCCTGTGCCATCGGTCAGCATATTCCGGAATACCTGCGCCTGGCCGGGGAGGGCAGGTACGGAGAGGCCCTGGAGTGCATTTACGAGCGCAACGCCCTGCCCTCAATCACCGGCCACATCTGCGACCACCAGTGTCAGCTGGTCTGTACCCGCCTGGATTACGAGGGCGCCCTCAACATCCGGGAGGTCAAGAAGATCTCCCTGCTCAAAGGTATGGAGGAGTATCAGCGCCGCTGGGTCAAGCCGGAGATCCGGCATCCTGAGCGGATCGCTGTCGTAGGAGCAGGGCCCGCGGGGCTTTCTGCGGCCTATTTCCTTGCCCGGGAAGGTTTTTCCGTAACCGTCCTTGAGCGGGAAGAGGATGCCGGCGGTGTCGTGCGCTACGTGGTGCCCCACTTCCGGATAAGCCGGGAGGCCATTGACCGGGACATAGATTTTATCCGCCAGCACGGAGTGGAGTTCCGCTTCGGGGTGGATGAGAATATCGATATTGAAGCCCTCAAAAAAGAAGGATTCACCTATATTGTTCTGGGTCTCGGAACCTACCGGAGCCGAAAGCTTCCCATAGAGGGTGACAGCCAGCGGATCTATCCATCCCTCTCCTTCCTGACCCAGTTCAACCGCGACCCCTCCCGCCTTAAGGTGGGCCGCCGGGTCGTGGTTATCGGGGCCGGGGATACCGCCATGGACTGCGCCCGGGCGGCCCTGCGCTGTTCCGGAGTCGAGGAGGTTCAGATTGCCTACCGCAGGGCCTTCGAGCAGATGCCCGCCAGCCGGGAGGAGTACGAATACGCCGCGGAGGACGGGATCTCCTTCCGCTGGCTCAGGAACCCTGAACGCTTTAGCGCCGACGGCAGTCTTACCCTGCGGGTAATGGAGCTGGGAGAACCCGACGAATCGGGGCGGAGGCGCCCTGTTCCGACGGACAGGACGGAAGAGATTAAGGCGGACAGTCTGATTTATGCTGTGGGTGATGATCCCGATTCCGATGCTCTGAAGAGCGCAGGTCTCGAGCCCGATGTAAAGGGCATGGTTCCCACCGGGGAAGGCGGGGAGACTGATCGGGAAAACATCTTTCTCATCGGAGACAGCCGGACCGGGGCATCCACCATCGTCAACTGCATCGCCGAAGGCCGCAGGGCCGCCGACGCCATCTGCCGTAAAAGCGATTCCCTCTGGGAGCGGAGCGAGCTTATTCCCTACCTGGATCCGGAGGAGCGGACGGCGGACATCGCCGTCAAGAAAGGGCATCTCTCTTCCAGGCCGGATCCCCGGTCCGACTACGACTCGGCGTCCTTCTGCGCCACCGAAAAGTCCCGCTGTCTTGAATGCGATTTCCTCTGCAACAAGTGCGTCGATGTCTGCCCCAACCGGGCCAATATAAAGGTGGAAACCGCGGGGCAGGAGCAATTTGACGATGCCTTTCAGATTGTGCATATCGATGCCTACTGCAACGAGTGCGGCAACTGCGGACAGTTCTGCCCCTGGGACGGACGCCCCTACGCGGACAAGCCCACGGTTTTCAGCAGTCCGGCGGATTTTGAAAACAGCAGCAACCCCGGCTGGCTCCTTGAGAACGGGAGCCTCCGCGTACGTTTTCAGGGACGGGTACAGACCCTGGACCTGGGGGAGGCCTTCAAGCGCTCGGAAGGACGGGATGATGAAGCGCGTTTTTATCGGCTCTTTGAGCTTCTTCACCATCGAAGACCCCACCTCTTTACCCGACTTTCCTCGGGAGGTGCGGTATGA
- the ssnA gene encoding putative aminohydrolase SsnA has translation MILFTNATLVEFDPPRIRYNEDVLVEGDTIIKVGKGLDAAGVERTVDGSGKLLFPGIVCSHTHFYSGLSRGIMANIGDTPDFVSILKNLWWRLDRALDSGSLRASGLICSLDAIRAGTTAVIDHHASPNFISGSLDVLKKAFEETGLRGTTCYEVTDRHGEEAMQEGVDENIAFARSIDAEKKAGTWSGLTEAHIGGHAPCTLPDAALKLLADACEERGRGFHVHLAEDAWDVSHSHINYGKDLVFRLDNFGLVRDNSILVHGVHLNPDEVERINERGAFLVHNSRSNMNNGVGYNPNLPRLENWALGTDGIGSDMFAEMQSAYFKHKDEKGPLWPGDFLAALAAGNRILEKSFGRPFGRIEPGYTADLVVADYASPTPLEPENIAGHMVFGMASNIVETVMINGRIVMEKRSFPGIPREDIYRDAAEQARRLWERMDRITP, from the coding sequence ATGATTCTGTTTACCAATGCGACCCTGGTGGAATTTGATCCTCCCCGGATACGATATAATGAGGATGTTCTGGTGGAGGGAGATACCATAATCAAAGTCGGAAAGGGACTCGATGCTGCGGGAGTCGAAAGAACCGTGGATGGGTCGGGAAAACTGCTTTTCCCCGGGATCGTCTGTTCCCACACCCACTTCTATTCCGGCCTTTCCCGGGGGATCATGGCGAATATCGGGGACACCCCGGATTTTGTCTCCATTCTGAAGAATCTCTGGTGGCGACTGGACCGGGCTCTGGACTCCGGGAGTCTTCGTGCTTCGGGGCTTATCTGTTCTCTGGATGCCATCCGCGCAGGCACCACCGCGGTGATCGATCATCACGCCTCGCCGAACTTCATTTCCGGGTCCCTGGATGTTCTTAAAAAAGCCTTCGAGGAGACGGGTTTGCGGGGGACCACCTGTTACGAGGTGACCGACCGTCATGGTGAAGAGGCGATGCAGGAAGGGGTGGACGAGAACATCGCCTTTGCCCGGAGTATCGATGCTGAAAAAAAAGCGGGGACCTGGTCCGGCCTGACGGAGGCCCATATCGGGGGGCATGCCCCCTGCACCCTGCCGGATGCCGCCCTGAAACTCCTGGCTGATGCCTGTGAAGAGCGCGGCCGGGGTTTTCATGTGCACCTGGCGGAGGATGCCTGGGACGTCTCCCATTCCCACATAAATTACGGAAAAGACCTGGTTTTCCGGCTGGATAACTTCGGTCTGGTCAGAGACAACAGCATCCTGGTCCACGGTGTCCATCTGAACCCCGACGAAGTGGAGCGCATCAACGAACGCGGGGCCTTCCTGGTGCACAACTCCAGGTCCAACATGAATAACGGGGTGGGCTACAATCCCAATCTTCCCCGCCTCGAAAACTGGGCCCTGGGAACCGACGGTATCGGATCGGATATGTTCGCCGAGATGCAGAGCGCCTACTTCAAGCATAAGGACGAGAAGGGGCCTCTCTGGCCGGGGGACTTCCTGGCAGCTCTGGCTGCAGGTAACCGTATTCTGGAAAAGAGTTTCGGAAGGCCTTTCGGTCGGATCGAACCGGGCTATACCGCCGACCTGGTTGTGGCGGACTATGCCTCTCCAACGCCTCTTGAGCCGGAGAATATCGCGGGACATATGGTATTCGGCATGGCATCGAACATTGTAGAGACGGTCATGATAAACGGAAGGATCGTCATGGAAAAGCGGAGTTTCCCGGGGATTCCCCGGGAGGATATATACCGTGATGCGGCGGAACAGGCGCGGCGCCTCTGGGAGCGAATGGACCGAATCACGCCGTAA